In Desulfovibrio desulfuricans DSM 642, the sequence CCGCAAATTCCTTGTTCCAGCCAGCCATCCCAAGTAACAGTGTTCTGGCATCATAGCCCAGCTCGCGCAGAAAGGTGGTCATCTGGCAACTCTGCTGTCCGTTGGGGTCGGTAACAACAATTATTTTGTCACGGGGCAGAAGGTTGAGGGCAGAATCGGGATGTGCGTAATCCAGTTTGAGCAGATTCGCACCGGGGATATGGCCTCTGGCAAATTCATGGGGGCTCTGCAGGCTGATAATGAAATATGAAGCATCCTTTGCCGTAATTATTTTTTGCAGCTCTGCTGCTGTAATCGAGTGTTTGTCAGCGAGGGCCCGGCGACTTATCCGCAATATCTGTTCCTGCTCTGTTTCTTCAGAAGCACAGGCCTGTGTGGCGTGATCAAAAGCAAGTAGCATGGCAATTCCTATTATTGAAACGTTAAACAGCCACATATTGTTCCCCTTTATGAATTGATAATTTCTTGTCTTATGGATTCAAGCCTGGTGCGCAGCCGCAGTACCGCATAGTGCTTGCGTGAAATAAGGGTGTTAACTGGCACACCAGTTTCGCTGGAAATGCTGTTGTACGATTCGCCCCGTAACTCTGTGCGCACAAAAATATTGCGCTGCTCTTCAGGGAGGTCTGTCAGAGCGGATTCAAATTCTTCCCAAAACAGATTTTTCAGTACCTGGTCTTCTGGGCGAGCGTCATCTAACAGCAAAAGTTCCAGTGGGTTGCCAGAAAATTCCTCCTGATCTTGTGGGCCGCAGTCTCCCGCAGAAATTGTTTTTTTCTTTTTCAGCAGATCAATGCTTGCGTTACGGGCCACATGGTAAAGCCATGCGAGCATTTCATCCTGCGGAAGCAATAATTGATCTGCTTTCACCAGCTTATAGAATGCAGTTTGAATGACATCTTCCACATCATTCTGCGGCAGCTTTTTTTGCAGAAAAGTTTTCAGGTGCTGATAGCATTTTCTGAAAATTTCCTTGGGGATGGATTTTGGCAGGTGTGCCATGCTGGTTCCTATTTTTGTTCACCGTCACGATTGGTGCAAGGAAACCTGCCATGGTGTGAGCGGATGCGTTCAATACATTGAGCGCGCTGTTCCGGAGACATGGAATGCCAGTTTTCCAGTATTGCCTGCCGCTCTTTGCGTGCCACGAAGTGGCCCATATCTTTAAGGATGCCAAACCCGCCAAACAAAAGGCGTGAAAGAACAAGCAGCCCCACTGCCTGAGCAATGGAAAGTGTAGGAAGATTGAAAAGTTCGGGGATTAGAGCATTCCACAGCAACATGGTAGCCACGCCAAAAACAACTATGGCAACGGCAAGTTTAACTAAAAATTTCATCATGGTGTTCATAGGGGCTCCGTAAGGGGTATGTGTTTCTCACTTCCTTTAACGATTTGAAAAAGAGAATATTGTGTCTGCGCAAAATATTGTTTTATGAAAATTAATTTTTCAATTAAACAAGAATGTTATTAGTAAAAAAGTTGTGTCCGTTTTTAGGGGGTACACGGGCAGAACGATTGCAAGGCACAAAAAAGCGCCAGGCAACCTACAAAAATGTCGGGTGCTGGCCTTGAACGGGCGACTATAGCTGCTTTGATTTATCTACGCTGCGGCCACATATTTTGGGCATAGCACAGCCAGGATGTGTCTGTTGGGAAACGGGGGTAATTAGGAGTGAGTGTGGTGTGCCTGTTGAGCAGCACAGTAACACGGCAGGCAGGAGCCTGCGGAAAGAATGAGGACGCAAACAGGGGGAGTGCCGAAAGGGTACAGCTAAAGCCGTTTGCTCAATGGCGAACTGGCACATGGAGTGCCAGTATGACAGCTAGAGCGCAAAACGGCAGTACACAGTAAGGCAGGTTGTGGCTGGTGTAATGCTTCAAATTTAGACAAGTCAGCTAGGGTGTATTCTTGCCATGCCAGACTTGGCGGGAATCGGCAGGATATTACTTGCCCAGCGGCTGCTGCCGTACCCGGCGGCTCGACCGCAGAAACAGCTCTTCCACAATGACCTTTTCATAATCAGGGGCCAAGGCAAGGTCTGTGTGCAAGGCATTGCACAACATGCTTTCAAGTTGCTGGGTTTCTTCCCAGATTTCGAGCAGTTCGTCATCCGCCATTGTTTTGACACGTTCTGCAAAAGGCTGTTCATCAATGA encodes:
- a CDS encoding RNA polymerase sigma factor, whose amino-acid sequence is MAHLPKSIPKEIFRKCYQHLKTFLQKKLPQNDVEDVIQTAFYKLVKADQLLLPQDEMLAWLYHVARNASIDLLKKKKTISAGDCGPQDQEEFSGNPLELLLLDDARPEDQVLKNLFWEEFESALTDLPEEQRNIFVRTELRGESYNSISSETGVPVNTLISRKHYAVLRLRTRLESIRQEIINS